From a single Streptomyces liliifuscus genomic region:
- a CDS encoding carbohydrate ABC transporter permease, translated as MTVVIDRATGKRRGERAPRPGRLQRMKHSYQRYWYAYAMIAPVVVVLGVLVLYPLARGIYLTFTDATSLNSARTIGVNHIDATYKFIGLDNYADILWGPTAYDRFWSHFIWTIVWTALCVLLHYVIGLGLALLLNQKLRGRTFYRLILVLPWAVPTFVTVFGWRFMLADGGIINSMLDAVHLRSPLWLEDTFWQRFAAIMVNTWCGVPFMMVSLLGGLQSIDGVLYEAAEMDGANAWQRFRHVTLPGLRSVSSTVVLLGVIWTFNQFAIIFLLFGDTAPDAQILVTWAYYLGFGQQPRDYAQSAAYGVLLLSILIVFTSVYRRWLARNEQQLAI; from the coding sequence ATGACAGTCGTCATCGACCGCGCGACCGGCAAGCGCCGCGGTGAGCGGGCTCCGCGCCCCGGCCGGCTCCAGCGCATGAAGCACTCGTACCAGCGGTACTGGTACGCGTACGCGATGATCGCCCCGGTCGTCGTCGTGCTCGGCGTGCTGGTGCTCTATCCGCTGGCGCGGGGCATCTATCTGACGTTCACCGACGCCACGAGCCTCAACTCGGCGCGCACGATCGGCGTCAACCACATCGACGCCACCTACAAGTTCATCGGCCTGGACAACTACGCCGACATTCTGTGGGGCCCCACCGCGTACGACCGCTTCTGGTCGCACTTCATCTGGACGATCGTGTGGACGGCCCTGTGCGTGCTGCTCCACTACGTCATCGGCCTCGGCCTCGCGCTGCTGCTCAACCAGAAGCTGCGCGGCCGGACCTTCTACCGGCTCATCCTGGTCCTGCCGTGGGCCGTGCCGACCTTCGTCACCGTCTTCGGCTGGCGCTTCATGCTCGCCGACGGCGGCATCATCAACTCCATGCTCGACGCCGTGCATCTGCGCTCACCGCTGTGGCTGGAGGACACCTTCTGGCAGCGGTTCGCCGCGATCATGGTCAACACCTGGTGCGGTGTGCCGTTCATGATGGTCTCGCTGCTCGGCGGACTGCAGTCCATCGACGGCGTCCTGTACGAGGCCGCCGAGATGGACGGGGCCAACGCCTGGCAGCGCTTCCGGCACGTCACCCTGCCAGGACTGCGGTCGGTCAGCTCCACCGTCGTCCTGCTCGGCGTCATCTGGACGTTCAACCAGTTCGCCATCATCTTCCTGCTCTTCGGCGACACCGCGCCGGACGCGCAGATCCTCGTCACCTGGGCCTACTACCTGGGCTTCGGCCAGCAGCCGCGCGACTACGCGCAGTCCGCCGCGTACGGCGTGCTGCTGCTCTCCATCCTGATCGTCTTCACCTCCGTCTACCGCCGCTGGCTGGCCCGCAATGAGCAGCAGCTCGCGATCTGA
- a CDS encoding sugar ABC transporter permease: MSTTTVTSPAPADRDPADTAPAGKGPRRGERSLAGSLTSHGILVVASLIALFPIAWLVYLSLGPDKDDYLHPGDILGKMTFDNYSFVLQHTPFFDWMWSTLLVSLGTTVIGVLVAATTGYAVSRMRFPGYKKFMWVLLVTQMFPVAVLMVPMYEILSELQLIDNYLGLILVYCSTAVPYCAWLLKGYFDTIPFEIDEAGRVDGLSPFGTFARLILPLAKPGLAVAAFYSFITAFGEVAFASTFMLSDTKYTFAVGLQSFVSEHDAQRNLMAATAVLVAIPVSAFFYLVQKNLVTGLTAGGTKG; encoded by the coding sequence ATGAGCACCACGACAGTCACGTCCCCCGCCCCGGCGGACCGGGACCCCGCGGACACCGCACCGGCGGGCAAGGGGCCGCGGCGCGGCGAGCGCAGCCTCGCCGGCTCCCTCACCTCGCACGGCATCCTCGTCGTCGCGAGCCTGATCGCGCTGTTCCCGATCGCCTGGCTCGTCTATCTGTCCCTCGGCCCGGACAAGGACGACTATCTGCACCCCGGGGACATCCTCGGCAAGATGACGTTCGACAACTACTCGTTCGTGCTGCAGCACACGCCGTTCTTCGACTGGATGTGGAGCACGCTCCTCGTGTCGCTCGGCACGACCGTCATCGGCGTCCTGGTCGCGGCCACGACGGGTTACGCGGTCTCCCGCATGCGCTTCCCCGGCTACAAGAAGTTCATGTGGGTCCTGCTCGTCACCCAGATGTTCCCGGTCGCCGTGCTGATGGTCCCGATGTACGAGATCCTTTCGGAACTCCAGCTCATCGACAACTACTTGGGCCTGATCCTCGTCTACTGCTCGACGGCCGTGCCGTACTGCGCCTGGCTGCTCAAGGGATACTTCGACACCATCCCCTTCGAGATCGACGAGGCCGGGCGCGTCGACGGGCTCTCGCCCTTCGGTACGTTCGCGCGGCTGATCCTGCCGCTCGCCAAGCCGGGTCTCGCCGTCGCCGCCTTCTACAGCTTCATCACCGCGTTCGGCGAGGTCGCCTTCGCCTCGACGTTCATGCTGTCCGACACGAAGTACACGTTCGCGGTCGGTCTGCAGAGCTTCGTCAGCGAGCACGACGCTCAGCGCAACCTCATGGCTGCCACGGCGGTGTTGGTGGCGATTCCCGTCTCCGCGTTCTTCTACCTTGTGCAGAAGAACCTGGTGACCGGGCTGACCGCCGGCGGTACGAAGGGTTAG
- a CDS encoding glycoside hydrolase family 13 protein has protein sequence MSQHSADPAPTSALATVADRRDWWRDAVIYQVYPRSFADSNGDGMGDLEGVRSRLPYLRDLGVDAVWLSPFYASPQADAGYDVADYRAVDPMFGNLLDADALIRDAHDLALRVIVDLVPNHSSDQHEWFKRALAEGPGSPLRERYHFRAGKGADGELPPNDWESIFGGPAWTRVTEPDGTPGEWYLHLFAPEQPDFNWDHPAVGDEFRSILRFWLDMGVDGFRIDVAHGLVKADGLPDLGSHDQVKLLGNDVMPFFDQDGVHEVYRAWRIVLDEYAGERIFVAEAWTPTIERTANYVRPDELHQAFNFQYLSTHWDAEELRSCVDRTLDAMRPVGAPATWVLSNHDVTRHATRFANPAGLGTQIRTAGDRELGLRRARAATLLMLALPGSAYLYQGEELGLPDVVDLPDEVRQDPAYFRGAGQDGFRDGCRVPIPWTRDGSSYGFGSGGSWLPQPSGWGELSVEAQSGVAGSTLELYRSALAVRSEQADLGAGDRVEWLKAPEGVLAFRRGAFVCTTNTGGEAATVPAYGRVLLASGEVTVTDDGEAKLPADTTVWWIAD, from the coding sequence ATGAGCCAGCACTCCGCCGACCCGGCCCCGACCTCCGCTCTCGCCACTGTCGCCGACCGTCGCGACTGGTGGCGCGACGCGGTGATCTACCAGGTCTATCCGCGCAGCTTCGCCGACAGCAACGGCGACGGCATGGGCGACCTGGAGGGCGTACGTTCCCGACTCCCGTATCTGCGCGACCTCGGCGTGGACGCCGTGTGGCTCAGCCCCTTCTACGCCTCGCCGCAGGCCGACGCCGGCTACGACGTGGCGGACTACCGGGCCGTGGACCCCATGTTCGGCAACCTGCTCGACGCCGACGCGCTGATCCGTGACGCCCATGACCTCGCTCTGCGGGTCATCGTCGACCTCGTGCCCAACCACTCCTCGGACCAGCACGAGTGGTTCAAGCGGGCCCTCGCGGAGGGGCCGGGTTCACCGCTGCGGGAGCGCTATCACTTCCGTGCGGGCAAGGGCGCGGACGGTGAACTGCCGCCCAACGACTGGGAGTCCATCTTCGGCGGCCCCGCCTGGACGCGGGTGACCGAGCCGGACGGTACCCCGGGCGAGTGGTATCTCCACCTCTTCGCGCCCGAGCAGCCCGACTTCAACTGGGACCACCCGGCCGTCGGCGACGAGTTCCGCTCGATCCTGCGGTTCTGGCTCGACATGGGCGTCGACGGCTTCCGGATCGACGTGGCCCACGGGCTGGTCAAGGCGGACGGACTGCCGGACCTGGGATCCCACGACCAGGTGAAGCTGCTGGGCAACGATGTCATGCCGTTCTTCGACCAGGACGGCGTCCACGAGGTCTACCGGGCCTGGCGGATCGTCCTCGACGAGTACGCGGGCGAGCGCATCTTCGTGGCCGAGGCGTGGACGCCGACCATCGAGCGCACCGCCAACTACGTGCGCCCCGACGAGCTGCACCAGGCCTTCAACTTCCAGTACCTGAGCACCCATTGGGACGCCGAGGAGCTGCGCTCCTGCGTCGACCGCACCCTCGACGCGATGCGGCCCGTGGGCGCGCCCGCCACCTGGGTGCTGTCCAACCACGACGTGACCCGGCACGCGACCCGGTTCGCCAACCCGGCCGGGCTCGGCACCCAGATCCGTACCGCCGGAGACCGCGAACTGGGGCTGCGCCGGGCGCGTGCGGCCACGCTGCTGATGCTCGCGCTGCCCGGATCCGCGTACCTGTACCAGGGCGAGGAGCTGGGTCTGCCGGACGTCGTCGACCTGCCGGACGAGGTGCGCCAGGACCCGGCGTACTTCCGGGGCGCGGGCCAGGACGGCTTCCGTGACGGGTGCCGGGTGCCCATCCCGTGGACCCGGGACGGCTCGTCGTACGGCTTCGGCAGCGGGGGCAGCTGGCTGCCCCAGCCGTCCGGCTGGGGCGAGTTGAGCGTGGAGGCGCAGAGCGGGGTCGCGGGCTCGACCCTTGAGCTGTACCGGTCCGCGCTCGCCGTACGGAGCGAGCAGGCCGACCTGGGCGCGGGCGACCGTGTCGAGTGGCTGAAGGCTCCCGAGGGTGTACTCGCCTTCCGCCGCGGGGCGTTCGTCTGCACCACCAACACCGGCGGGGAGGCGGCGACCGTCCCGGCGTACGGGCGGGTGCTGCTCGCGAGCGGCGAGGTCACCGTGACGGACGACGGCGAGGCGAAGCTGCCGGCCGACACCACAGTGTGGTGGATCGCTGACTGA
- a CDS encoding alpha-amylase: MAKRALSGALALAAAALVVPASTAGNAYASPPGTKDVTAVLFEWNFASVAKECTNRLGPAGYGYVQVSPPAEHIQGSQWWTSYQPVSYKIAGRLGDRTAFQNMVNTCHAAGVKVVADTVINHMSAGSGTGTGGSSYTKYDYPGLYSSPDFDNCTSQISNYQDRGNVQNCELVGLADLDTGEEYVRGAIAKYMNDLLSLGVDGFRIDAAKHIPAADLANIKGRLSNSSVYWKQEAIYGAGEAVQPTEYTGTGDVQEFRYAFDLKRVFNNENLAYLKNYGEGWGYMSSGVSGVFVDNHDTERNGSTLSYKDNANYTLANVFMLAHPYGAPDINSGYEFSSTDAGPPNGGTVNACWQDGWKCQHAWPEIQSMVAFRNTTRGESVTNWWDNGNDAIAFGRGGKGFVAINHESSSLTRTYQTSLAAGTYCNVQANTTVTVNSSGQLTATLGANTALAVYSGKSSC, translated from the coding sequence ATGGCCAAGAGAGCTCTGTCCGGCGCGCTCGCCCTCGCCGCCGCCGCGCTCGTCGTCCCCGCGAGCACCGCGGGCAACGCGTATGCCTCCCCGCCCGGCACCAAGGACGTCACCGCCGTCCTCTTCGAGTGGAACTTCGCCTCGGTCGCCAAGGAGTGCACCAACCGTCTGGGCCCCGCCGGTTACGGATACGTCCAGGTCTCGCCGCCCGCCGAGCACATACAGGGCTCGCAGTGGTGGACCTCGTACCAGCCCGTCAGCTACAAGATCGCGGGACGGCTCGGCGACCGTACCGCCTTCCAGAACATGGTCAATACCTGCCACGCGGCCGGTGTGAAGGTCGTCGCCGACACCGTGATCAACCACATGTCGGCGGGCAGCGGCACCGGTACGGGCGGCTCGTCCTACACGAAGTACGACTACCCGGGCCTGTACTCCTCGCCCGACTTCGACAACTGCACCTCGCAGATCAGCAACTACCAGGACCGCGGCAACGTCCAGAACTGCGAACTGGTCGGGCTCGCCGACCTGGACACCGGCGAGGAGTACGTCCGCGGGGCCATCGCGAAGTACATGAACGACCTGCTCTCGCTGGGAGTCGACGGCTTCCGCATCGACGCGGCCAAGCACATCCCGGCCGCCGACCTCGCCAACATCAAGGGCAGGCTGAGCAACTCGTCCGTGTACTGGAAGCAGGAGGCCATCTACGGAGCCGGCGAGGCCGTCCAGCCCACCGAGTACACCGGCACCGGTGACGTCCAGGAGTTCCGGTACGCGTTCGACCTCAAGCGGGTCTTCAACAACGAGAACCTCGCCTACCTGAAGAACTACGGCGAGGGCTGGGGCTATATGAGCAGCGGGGTTTCGGGTGTCTTCGTCGACAACCACGACACCGAGCGCAACGGCTCCACGCTCAGCTACAAGGACAACGCCAACTACACCCTGGCCAACGTCTTCATGCTGGCCCACCCGTACGGCGCGCCCGACATCAACTCCGGCTACGAGTTCTCCTCGACGGACGCCGGCCCGCCCAACGGCGGTACGGTCAACGCCTGTTGGCAGGACGGCTGGAAGTGCCAGCACGCCTGGCCGGAGATCCAGTCGATGGTCGCCTTCCGCAACACCACCCGGGGCGAGTCCGTCACCAACTGGTGGGACAACGGCAACGACGCCATCGCCTTCGGCCGCGGCGGCAAGGGCTTCGTGGCCATCAACCACGAGTCCTCCTCGCTGACCCGCACCTACCAGACCTCGCTCGCGGCGGGCACGTACTGCAACGTCCAGGCCAACACGACGGTGACGGTGAACAGTTCGGGCCAGCTCACCGCGACGCTCGGCGCGAACACCGCGCTTGCGGTGTATTCGGGCAAGTCCAGCTGCTGA